A portion of the Calliphora vicina chromosome 5, idCalVici1.1, whole genome shotgun sequence genome contains these proteins:
- the Eb1 gene encoding microtubule-associated protein RP/EB family member 1 isoform X1 yields MAVNVYSTNVTTENLSRHDMLAWVNDCLQAQFSKIEELCTGAAYCQFMDMLFPGSVPMKRVKFRTNLEHEYIQNFKILQASFKKMSVDKIIPVDKLIKGRFQDNFEFLQWFKKFFDANYDGREYEPLIARGGIKLGNGVGGGGSGVGSSNDLLHHQHHHHQHDKRHIQMPSGRSTTTHATTTTRTTATKVPPRAAVPATNSRPAVAISNSSAGAVKKANENNTSAVTNQQIEELSSQVMDMRLNLEGLEKERDFYFSKLRDIEILCQEAEEGDTHPLIQKILEILYATEDGFAPPDEIQPEDEEY; encoded by the exons atggcaGTGAACGTATATTCTACAAATGTTACGACTGAAAATCTTTCCAGACATGATATGCTTGCTTGGGTAAATGATTGTCTGCAAgcacaattttcgaaaattgaaGAACTATGTACTg GGGCTGCTTATTGTCAGTTTATGGACATGTTATTTCCTGGTTCGGTACCTATGAAACGTGTCAAGTTCCGTACAAATTTGGAACATGAATATATTCAAAACTTCAAGATACTACaagcttcttttaaaaaaatgagtgTGGACAAg ATTATACCCGTTGATAAATTGATTAAGGGACGTTTTCaagataattttgaatttttacaatGGTTTAAGAAGTTCTTTGATGCCAATTACGATGGACGTGAATATGAGCCACTTATAGCACGTGGTGGCATTAAATTGGGCAATGGTGTTGGTGGCGGTGGTAGTGGTGTAGGCAGCAGTAATGATTTGCtacatcatcaacatcatcatcatcagcatgaCAAACGTCATATACAAATGCCTTCGGGACGTAGTACTACAACACATGCTACCACTACTACACGAACAACCG CTACAAAAGTACCGCCTAGAGCTGCCGTTCCTGCTACAAATTCAAGACCGGCTGTGGCtatttcaaatagcagtgccggTGCCGTTAAGAAagctaatgaaaataatacaagtGCTGTAACGAATCAACAAATTGAAGAATTATCTAGCCAG GTCATGGATATGCGTTTAAATTTGGAGGGTTTGGAAAAAGAAAGAGATTTCTATTTCTCTAAATTGCGTGATATAGAAATCCT CTGCCAAGAAGCTGAAGAGGGAGATACCCATCCATTGATAcagaaaattttggaaattttatatgcaacggag GATGGTTTTGCGCCACCAGATGAAATTCAGCCTGAAGATGAGGAATATTAA
- the Eb1 gene encoding microtubule-associated protein RP/EB family member 1 isoform X2 produces the protein MAVNVYSTNVTTENLSRHDMLAWVNDCLQAQFSKIEELCTGAAYCQFMDMLFPGSVPMKRVKFRTNLEHEYIQNFKILQASFKKMSVDKIIPIDKLIKGRFQDNFEFLQWFKKFFDANYDGHDYDASAAREGAQMGFGAGNVKSLPGTGAGNTSYRKPAAVPVQRPAVSLAMRPTTKVPPRAAVPATNSRPAVAISNSSAGAVKKANENNTSAVTNQQIEELSSQVMDMRLNLEGLEKERDFYFSKLRDIEILCQEAEEGDTHPLIQKILEILYATEDGFAPPDEIQPEDEEY, from the exons atggcaGTGAACGTATATTCTACAAATGTTACGACTGAAAATCTTTCCAGACATGATATGCTTGCTTGGGTAAATGATTGTCTGCAAgcacaattttcgaaaattgaaGAACTATGTACTg GGGCTGCTTATTGTCAGTTTATGGACATGTTATTTCCTGGTTCGGTACCTATGAAACGTGTCAAGTTCCGTACAAATTTGGAACATGAATATATTCAAAACTTCAAGATACTACaagcttcttttaaaaaaatgagtgTGGACAAg ATTATACCGATTGATAAATTGATTAAAGGCCGTTTTCaagataattttgaatttttgcaatggtttaaaaaattctttgatGCCAATTATGATGGTCATGATTATGATGCCAGTGCAGCTAGAGAGGGTGCACAGATGGGCTTTGGAGCGGGCAATGTAAAGAGTTTACCAGGAACTGGTGCCGGTAATACATCTTATAGAAAACCAGCTGCAGTGCCAGTACAACGTCCAGCAGTGTCATTGGCAATGAGGCCTA CTACAAAAGTACCGCCTAGAGCTGCCGTTCCTGCTACAAATTCAAGACCGGCTGTGGCtatttcaaatagcagtgccggTGCCGTTAAGAAagctaatgaaaataatacaagtGCTGTAACGAATCAACAAATTGAAGAATTATCTAGCCAG GTCATGGATATGCGTTTAAATTTGGAGGGTTTGGAAAAAGAAAGAGATTTCTATTTCTCTAAATTGCGTGATATAGAAATCCT CTGCCAAGAAGCTGAAGAGGGAGATACCCATCCATTGATAcagaaaattttggaaattttatatgcaacggag GATGGTTTTGCGCCACCAGATGAAATTCAGCCTGAAGATGAGGAATATTAA